One window of Tenacibaculum maritimum NCIMB 2154 genomic DNA carries:
- the priA gene encoding replication restart helicase PriA, translating to MHFIDVILPIPLQKTFTYSVTKAEADFLRKGMRVAVPFGKSKIYTALVLRIHNVAPIAYKAKEIYQILEESSLVNEKQLQHWQWISTYYLCPLGDVYKASLPSAFLLESETIIYKNETYQEEVALSDEEYLIFEALQNQSQLTIHQVVDILGKKTVLPIINELIKKNVLFIKEEIYEVYKPKLVKYVRLQKKYISKEGLQELLEKLSRAKKQKEAVLGYFQLAVSKKPIKAKELESKSGVSSAVLKTLVIKEIFEFYHIQTDRVQYEGSASKLKELNVFQEKAFHEIKTCFQEKETVLLHGITGSGKTEVYVKLIQETINLGKQVLFLLPEIALTTQIIMRLQNYFGSQVAVFHSKYSMNERVEVWNNVLENKAKAQIVLGARSAVFLPFSNLGLIIVDEEHETSYKQFEPSPRYNGRDAAIILAHIHKAKVVLGSATPSLESYFNAKQGKYGFVALNRRFGNVQLPKIELIDVKEKHKKRLMTKHFSDRMLALIEETLEAKKQVILFQNRRGFSPVVECTSCGTSPQCPNCDVSLTFHKFRRELKCHYCNYQRAMPNTCAACGRPDLDTKGFGTEQIELELKELFPKYAIGRMDLDTTRGKYGYQKIIGAFEAQEIDILVGTQMLSKGLDFENVSLVGILNADSMLNFPDFRAHERAFQTMVQVSGRAGRSKEQGKVAIQTYNPYHQILQQVSTTNYAAMYKEQLQERWQYHYPPYYRLIKITLKHKDYVKVDTGINWLARAFQNVFRENVLGPTAPAVSRIRNQYIKNLIIKIPPKQSLGKTKKEVQKIKNTFEAIGEFRAIRFILDIDAY from the coding sequence ATCCATTTTATAGACGTCATATTACCGATCCCTCTGCAAAAAACCTTTACTTATTCGGTTACAAAAGCAGAAGCAGATTTTTTAAGAAAAGGAATGCGAGTAGCAGTACCTTTTGGAAAAAGTAAAATATATACTGCTTTGGTTCTTCGTATCCATAATGTTGCACCAATAGCGTACAAAGCAAAAGAAATTTATCAGATATTAGAAGAAAGTTCTCTTGTAAATGAAAAACAGTTACAACATTGGCAATGGATTTCGACATACTATTTGTGTCCTTTAGGAGATGTTTATAAGGCATCTTTACCTTCTGCTTTTTTGCTAGAAAGTGAAACGATTATTTATAAAAATGAAACGTATCAAGAAGAAGTAGCTTTATCAGATGAAGAATATTTAATATTTGAAGCTTTACAAAATCAATCACAATTGACAATTCATCAAGTAGTTGATATTCTAGGAAAGAAAACTGTATTGCCTATTATTAATGAATTGATAAAAAAGAATGTTCTTTTTATAAAAGAAGAAATATACGAAGTTTATAAACCGAAGTTGGTAAAGTATGTTCGTCTGCAAAAAAAATATATTTCAAAAGAAGGGTTACAGGAGCTTTTGGAAAAACTATCGAGAGCAAAAAAACAAAAAGAAGCCGTATTGGGGTATTTTCAATTAGCAGTTTCTAAAAAACCGATAAAAGCAAAGGAATTAGAAAGCAAATCAGGCGTATCTTCGGCTGTTTTAAAAACATTGGTTATCAAGGAGATTTTTGAATTTTATCATATTCAAACAGATAGAGTTCAGTATGAAGGAAGTGCTAGTAAACTAAAAGAGTTAAACGTTTTTCAAGAAAAGGCATTTCATGAAATTAAAACATGTTTTCAAGAAAAAGAAACCGTGTTACTGCATGGAATTACAGGCTCTGGTAAAACGGAAGTTTATGTAAAATTGATTCAAGAAACTATCAATTTAGGGAAGCAAGTACTATTTTTATTGCCAGAAATAGCATTGACAACCCAAATTATAATGCGTTTGCAGAATTATTTTGGAAGCCAAGTAGCAGTTTTTCATTCAAAATACTCAATGAATGAACGGGTAGAAGTATGGAATAATGTATTAGAAAATAAAGCGAAAGCACAAATTGTTTTAGGAGCCAGGTCAGCTGTGTTTTTACCCTTTTCAAATTTAGGTTTGATTATAGTAGATGAAGAACACGAAACATCTTATAAGCAATTTGAGCCTTCTCCGAGATATAATGGAAGAGATGCAGCTATTATATTAGCACATATACATAAAGCTAAAGTAGTACTAGGCTCAGCAACCCCTTCTTTAGAAAGTTATTTCAATGCAAAGCAAGGCAAATATGGTTTTGTAGCGTTAAATAGGCGTTTTGGAAATGTCCAATTGCCTAAAATAGAATTGATAGATGTTAAGGAAAAGCATAAAAAAAGATTAATGACTAAGCATTTTTCTGACAGAATGCTAGCATTGATTGAAGAGACATTAGAAGCAAAAAAGCAAGTTATCTTGTTTCAAAATAGGAGAGGATTCTCACCAGTAGTAGAATGTACTAGTTGCGGAACATCCCCTCAGTGTCCGAATTGTGATGTAAGTTTGACTTTTCATAAGTTTAGGAGAGAGTTAAAGTGTCATTACTGTAATTATCAAAGAGCTATGCCTAATACTTGTGCAGCTTGTGGAAGACCAGATTTAGATACAAAAGGTTTTGGAACGGAGCAAATAGAATTAGAGCTTAAAGAATTGTTTCCAAAATATGCTATTGGTCGTATGGATTTAGACACGACCAGAGGAAAATATGGATATCAAAAAATAATTGGAGCGTTTGAAGCGCAAGAAATAGATATTTTAGTAGGAACACAAATGCTTTCTAAAGGCTTAGATTTTGAAAATGTTTCTTTAGTTGGAATTTTAAATGCCGATTCAATGTTGAATTTTCCTGATTTTAGAGCGCATGAAAGAGCATTTCAAACGATGGTGCAAGTTTCAGGAAGAGCAGGAAGATCAAAAGAACAAGGAAAGGTAGCAATACAAACATATAACCCGTATCATCAAATATTACAGCAGGTTTCTACAACGAATTATGCAGCAATGTATAAAGAGCAACTACAAGAACGTTGGCAATATCATTATCCTCCTTATTATAGGCTGATTAAAATAACATTGAAACATAAAGATTATGTGAAGGTAGATACAGGTATTAATTGGTTGGCTAGGGCATTTCAAAATGTATTTAGAGAAAATGTACTAGGGCCAACTGCTCCCGCTGTTTCTAGAATAAGAAATCAGTACATTAAAAACTTAATCATTAAAATACCACCTAAGCAGTCATTAGGAAAAACAAAAAAAGAAGTTCAAAAAATAAAGAATACTTTTGAAGCTATAGGAGAGTTTAGAGCTATTCGCTTTATTTTAGATATAGATGCTTACTAA
- a CDS encoding TonB-dependent receptor has protein sequence MKKTLFMMFSFIFLVNFGGYAQVTTSKIKGIVTDNLGEPLFGANIVVLHMPTGTVSGAVAQDNGKYTIPNLRVGGPYKVTFSYVGFKSQEVGNIFLTLGKTTNVNGVLSEDGEQLEEIVISSSKSKVFNNDRTGAQTSVSALQLKTLPTISRSASDFTRLEPTASGNSFGGRNDQFNNFSLDGSIFNNPFGLDAATPGGQTGSQPISLDAIEQISVSVAPYDVTLSGFTGASVDAVTKSGTNEFKGTVYGFYRNEDLTGGKIKNQEIFKPKLTQSQYGISLGGPIVENKLFFFANFEKDERTDLAQSWLPNRGTNQINESRVLEQDLIDVRNALRSIGYDPGAYEGFTHDGGSTKGLFKLDWNINDKHRLSFVYNFLNAFKDKPAHPTAINRRGPSFNTLQFQNSGYTINNKINSFLVEVNSAFNEETTNKLQIGYTKFNDSRTPFSAPAPVLNIYKDDTPYIIAGHEPFSIHNVLDQRVFQVTNNMNFFKGDHTLTVGFSFEKFMFENSFNLKGYGFDVFGNVDIAAFDVNNYAAAFVNALNTFNTKNRLGSGVDGGWNLAEMNFGQLAFYVQDEWEVNDAFKVTYGVRFDKPMFFNTSELAQKFIDTENTESYNPTIEYFDPATGNSTYFDSTKMPSNNWLISPRVGFNWDIKGDNTAQLRGGTGLFTGRLPFVWIGNQVGGVDQFFYQVVDSDFKFPQVWRTSLGLDYKFENGVIASTDLSYTKDINGIHVQNWGLKAPSGTLSGVDGRAIYLEGDHSHWVAPWGTTERGNAYVLTNSNKGYAFNASLKLQKSFNNGVYTSVAYNYLNSKDVNSIEAEITGDAFAFNPALGNVNNDVLANSKYGDKHRIIGVASKKFTYGAGKYATTISTFFEYAQGGRFSYTYGGDINNDGARANDLLYVPTEDEIALMQFSGAGQGEDFNAYISQDEYLNSRRGQYVERYGALSPWRGKWDLKLLQDFNFKVSESKENTIQFSVDVLNIGNLINSEWGLVQQPRSVQPIGVSVDDTNTPTYTFDGKLRETFGYDSSLLSRWQVQLGLRYIF, from the coding sequence ATGAAGAAAACATTATTTATGATGTTCTCTTTTATTTTTTTAGTCAACTTTGGAGGATATGCTCAAGTAACGACATCAAAAATAAAAGGAATAGTAACAGACAACTTGGGAGAGCCTCTATTTGGGGCAAATATAGTTGTACTGCACATGCCAACAGGTACCGTTTCTGGAGCTGTAGCACAAGATAATGGTAAATACACAATTCCTAACTTAAGAGTAGGAGGGCCTTATAAAGTAACATTTAGTTATGTAGGGTTTAAATCTCAAGAAGTAGGGAACATTTTTTTAACCTTAGGAAAAACAACCAACGTTAATGGTGTTTTGTCAGAAGATGGAGAACAATTGGAAGAAATAGTGATTTCTTCTTCTAAAAGTAAGGTTTTTAACAATGATAGAACAGGGGCGCAAACAAGTGTTAGTGCACTACAATTAAAAACATTACCTACGATTTCTCGTTCGGCTTCTGACTTTACGCGTTTGGAACCCACTGCAAGTGGGAATTCTTTTGGAGGAAGAAATGATCAATTCAATAATTTTTCATTAGATGGATCTATTTTTAATAACCCATTTGGGTTGGATGCAGCTACTCCAGGAGGGCAAACAGGATCGCAACCGATTTCTTTAGATGCAATAGAACAAATATCTGTATCAGTAGCACCTTACGATGTAACTCTTTCTGGTTTTACAGGAGCTTCTGTTGATGCTGTAACTAAAAGTGGTACAAACGAGTTTAAAGGAACTGTATATGGGTTTTATAGGAATGAGGATTTAACGGGAGGAAAAATAAAAAACCAAGAGATTTTTAAACCTAAGTTGACCCAAAGTCAATATGGAATAAGTTTAGGAGGGCCTATCGTAGAAAATAAATTGTTTTTCTTTGCGAATTTTGAAAAGGATGAAAGAACAGATTTAGCACAATCTTGGTTGCCTAATAGAGGAACTAACCAAATAAATGAATCACGTGTTTTAGAACAAGATTTAATTGATGTTAGAAATGCTTTAAGATCAATAGGATATGATCCAGGAGCTTATGAAGGGTTTACTCATGATGGAGGTTCTACTAAAGGACTTTTTAAATTGGATTGGAATATTAATGATAAGCATCGCTTATCTTTTGTCTATAATTTTTTAAACGCTTTTAAAGATAAACCGGCGCATCCTACAGCAATCAATAGGAGAGGGCCAAGTTTTAATACGCTTCAATTCCAAAATTCAGGATACACTATTAACAACAAAATAAATTCGTTTCTAGTAGAGGTTAATTCAGCATTTAATGAAGAAACGACGAATAAATTACAAATTGGTTATACGAAGTTTAATGATTCACGTACTCCTTTTTCAGCGCCAGCACCTGTATTGAATATTTATAAAGATGATACACCTTATATCATAGCAGGTCATGAGCCATTTTCTATTCATAATGTATTGGATCAGAGAGTTTTTCAGGTAACTAACAATATGAACTTTTTTAAAGGAGATCATACGCTTACAGTAGGTTTCTCTTTTGAGAAATTTATGTTTGAAAATTCTTTTAACTTAAAAGGATATGGCTTTGATGTTTTTGGAAATGTAGATATTGCTGCTTTTGATGTAAACAATTATGCTGCTGCTTTTGTAAATGCGTTGAATACGTTCAATACTAAAAACAGATTAGGTTCAGGTGTAGATGGAGGATGGAACTTAGCGGAAATGAACTTTGGTCAATTGGCTTTTTATGTACAAGATGAATGGGAAGTAAATGATGCATTTAAGGTAACTTATGGAGTTCGTTTTGACAAGCCAATGTTCTTTAATACTTCTGAATTAGCACAGAAATTTATAGATACAGAAAACACAGAATCGTATAATCCTACAATAGAGTATTTTGACCCAGCTACGGGAAATTCAACTTATTTTGACTCTACTAAAATGCCTTCGAATAACTGGTTAATTTCACCTAGAGTTGGTTTTAATTGGGATATTAAGGGGGATAATACTGCTCAATTACGTGGAGGAACAGGGTTATTTACAGGTCGTTTACCTTTTGTATGGATTGGAAATCAAGTAGGAGGTGTAGATCAATTCTTTTACCAAGTAGTTGACTCTGATTTTAAATTCCCACAAGTTTGGAGAACAAGTTTAGGACTGGATTATAAATTTGAAAATGGAGTCATCGCTTCTACTGATTTGTCTTACACTAAAGATATTAATGGAATTCATGTTCAAAATTGGGGGTTAAAAGCTCCTTCAGGAACTTTATCAGGTGTTGATGGTAGAGCTATTTATTTAGAAGGGGATCATTCTCATTGGGTGGCTCCTTGGGGAACCACCGAAAGAGGAAATGCTTATGTATTAACAAATTCTAATAAAGGGTACGCATTTAATGCTTCTTTGAAATTACAGAAATCATTTAATAATGGGGTATATACCTCTGTGGCTTATAATTATTTGAATTCTAAAGATGTGAATTCTATTGAGGCTGAAATTACAGGAGATGCCTTCGCTTTTAACCCTGCTTTGGGAAATGTTAATAATGATGTTTTAGCAAATTCTAAATATGGAGATAAGCATCGTATTATTGGAGTAGCTTCTAAAAAGTTTACTTATGGAGCTGGAAAATATGCAACTACAATTTCTACATTTTTTGAGTACGCGCAAGGTGGAAGGTTTAGCTATACTTATGGAGGAGATATTAATAATGACGGGGCTAGGGCAAATGATTTATTATATGTGCCTACAGAAGATGAAATCGCTTTAATGCAGTTTTCTGGTGCAGGACAAGGTGAAGATTTTAATGCTTATATTTCTCAAGATGAATACTTAAATAGTAGAAGAGGACAGTATGTTGAGCGCTATGGGGCATTATCGCCATGGAGAGGAAAGTGGGATCTTAAACTTTTACAAGATTTTAATTTTAAAGTTTCTGAATCTAAAGAAAATACCATTCAATTTAGCGTAGATGTTTTAAATATAGGAAATTTAATAAATTCAGAGTGGGGATTGGTGCAGCAGCCTAGAAGTGTACAACCAATTGGGGTAAGTGTTGATGATACCAATACACCTACCTATACTTTTGATGGGAAGTTAAGAGAAACATTTGGGTATGATTCTAGTTTACTTTCTCGTTGGCAAGTACAACTAGGATTGCGTTATATTTTCTAA
- the rplI gene encoding 50S ribosomal protein L9, translated as MELILRQDVENLGFKDDVVTVKNGYGRNFLIPRGYAVLATSSAKKVLAENLKQRAFKEAKLVEDATKVAEAVKGYEIKISSKVGSGDKLFGSVNNIDVAQALAKEGTEVDKKFIKVTGGTVKRLGKYNAAVRLHRTVVVDIVFEVVAEK; from the coding sequence ATGGAATTAATATTAAGACAAGACGTAGAAAACTTAGGTTTTAAAGATGATGTTGTGACTGTAAAAAACGGTTACGGTAGAAATTTCTTAATCCCTCGAGGATATGCAGTATTAGCTACTTCATCTGCTAAAAAGGTATTAGCAGAAAACTTAAAGCAACGTGCTTTTAAAGAAGCTAAATTAGTAGAAGATGCAACTAAAGTTGCTGAAGCTGTTAAAGGTTATGAAATCAAAATTTCTTCTAAAGTAGGTTCAGGTGATAAATTATTTGGTTCTGTAAACAACATTGATGTTGCACAAGCTTTAGCTAAAGAAGGTACAGAAGTAGATAAGAAATTTATCAAAGTAACTGGAGGTACAGTAAAAAGATTAGGAAAATATAATGCAGCGGTTCGTTTACATAGAACTGTTGTTGTTGATATTGTATTTGAAGTAGTTGCTGAAAAGTAA
- the purL gene encoding phosphoribosylformylglycinamidine synthase — MIHFFGNVNSKVFTVQTTEELTTEAISKLIWLFGNQPKINTASLDAFFVGPRAAMITPWSTNAVEITQNMGISGIIRIEEFKNVEENFSSFDPMISQKFKGLNQEVFTIDIQPEPILEIEDIASYNKQEGLALSEEEIKYLEDVSSKIGRKLTDSEVFGFSQVNSEHCRHKIFNGTFVIDGKAQPTSLFKLIKETSKQNPNGIVSAYKDNVAFIQGPKVEQFAPKNADIPDFYETKEFESVISLKAETHNFPTTVEPFNGAATGSGGEIRDRLAGGKGSIPLAGTAVYMTSYSRLEENRPWEQAMDERKWLYQTPMDILIKASNGASDFGNKFGQPLICGSILTFEHEENARKLGFDKVIMQAGGIGYAKKEQALKDIPKEGDKIVILGGENYRIGMGGAAVSSADTGEFSTGIELNAVQRSNPEMQKRAANAVRGMVESEDNFIVSIHDHGAGGHLNCLSELVEETGGNIDLDKLPVGDPTLSNKEIIGNESQERMGLVIADKHIDTLHRIAARERSPMYTVGDVTGDNRFTFKSKSNGNKPMDLALEDMFGSSPKTIMTDHTIDRDYNDISYAKENFTQYLTQVLQLEAVACKDWLTNKVDRCVGGKVAKQQCVGTLQIPLNNVGVIALDYKGKEGIATSIGHAPISGLIAPESGSKNAIAEALTNIIWAPLKDGLKAVSLSANWMWPCKNAGEDARLYKAVKAVSDFSIDLGINVPTGKDSLSMKQKYPNEEVISPGTVVISAAANCNNITKVIEPVLQLHKGSIYYINLSQDAFKLGGSSFAQILNKIGNAAPTITNHQFFKSTFNIIQDLIQDEKIVAGHDIASGGLITTLLELCFADINIGANIDLSSLHEKDSVKLLFSENVGIVFQASDDSIETILTKNAIEFFKIGTVTESDRLNIKNGDDIFALSISELRDTWYKTSYLLDKKQTANNLAKERYNNYKNQPLKYTFPTNFTGKLKDIVGTVNHRPKAAIIREKGSNSEREMANAMYLAGFDVKDVHMTDLISGRETLEDIQFIGAVGGFSNSDVLGSAKGWAGAFLYNEKANIALKNFFNRKDTLSIGICNGCQLWMELELINPDHKAHGKMTHNDSQKHESSFTSVKIQKNNSVMLSSLADTELGVWISHGEGKFNLPENEDRYHIVAKYGYEGYPNNPNGSDYNTAMLCDKTGRHLATMPHIERSTFQWNWANYPKDRKDEVSPWLEAFVNARKWIENSNL; from the coding sequence ATGATTCATTTCTTTGGAAACGTAAACAGTAAAGTTTTTACTGTTCAAACAACAGAAGAATTAACTACAGAAGCAATTTCAAAACTTATTTGGTTATTTGGTAATCAACCTAAAATAAACACGGCGTCACTCGACGCCTTTTTTGTTGGTCCGAGAGCTGCAATGATTACTCCATGGAGTACCAATGCTGTTGAAATTACCCAAAACATGGGGATCTCAGGAATTATACGAATTGAGGAATTTAAAAATGTTGAAGAAAACTTTTCTAGTTTTGATCCAATGATTTCTCAAAAATTTAAGGGACTTAATCAAGAAGTATTCACAATTGACATTCAGCCAGAACCTATTTTAGAAATAGAAGACATAGCTAGTTATAATAAGCAAGAAGGGTTAGCCCTTAGCGAAGAAGAAATTAAATATTTGGAAGATGTTTCTAGCAAAATAGGAAGAAAACTTACTGATTCAGAAGTTTTCGGATTCTCACAAGTGAATTCTGAGCATTGCCGACATAAAATTTTTAATGGAACTTTTGTGATTGATGGAAAAGCACAACCTACTTCTCTATTCAAATTGATTAAGGAAACTTCCAAACAAAATCCTAATGGTATTGTTTCTGCATATAAAGATAATGTAGCTTTTATACAAGGTCCTAAAGTAGAGCAATTTGCACCAAAAAATGCCGACATTCCTGATTTTTATGAAACTAAAGAATTTGAATCTGTTATTTCTCTAAAAGCTGAAACTCATAACTTCCCTACTACTGTTGAACCTTTTAATGGAGCTGCAACAGGTTCTGGGGGAGAAATTAGAGATCGTCTGGCTGGCGGTAAGGGATCGATACCTTTGGCAGGTACTGCTGTTTACATGACTTCATATTCTCGTTTGGAAGAAAATCGCCCTTGGGAGCAAGCTATGGATGAACGTAAATGGCTATATCAAACTCCTATGGATATTTTAATTAAAGCTTCTAATGGAGCTTCTGATTTCGGAAATAAATTTGGACAACCATTGATTTGTGGTTCTATATTAACTTTTGAACACGAAGAAAATGCTAGGAAGCTCGGATTTGATAAAGTAATCATGCAAGCTGGAGGCATCGGATATGCCAAAAAAGAGCAAGCATTAAAGGACATTCCTAAAGAAGGTGATAAAATTGTAATATTAGGAGGCGAAAACTACCGTATTGGTATGGGAGGAGCTGCGGTGTCTTCTGCTGATACTGGAGAATTTTCTACAGGAATAGAACTCAATGCAGTACAACGCTCTAATCCTGAAATGCAAAAACGAGCAGCAAACGCAGTTAGAGGTATGGTAGAAAGTGAAGATAACTTTATCGTTTCTATACATGACCATGGCGCTGGGGGACACTTAAACTGCTTATCTGAACTAGTTGAAGAAACAGGAGGGAACATTGATTTAGATAAGCTTCCTGTTGGGGATCCTACTTTATCTAATAAAGAAATCATAGGTAATGAATCTCAAGAGAGAATGGGACTAGTTATTGCTGATAAACATATTGATACCTTACATAGAATTGCAGCCCGTGAACGCTCTCCTATGTACACTGTTGGTGATGTTACTGGTGATAACAGGTTTACTTTTAAATCTAAATCAAACGGAAATAAGCCTATGGATTTAGCTTTAGAAGATATGTTTGGAAGTTCTCCTAAAACCATAATGACAGACCATACTATTGATAGGGATTATAATGATATTTCTTATGCTAAAGAGAACTTTACGCAATATTTAACGCAAGTATTACAATTAGAAGCTGTAGCCTGTAAAGACTGGCTAACGAATAAGGTAGATCGATGTGTTGGTGGTAAAGTAGCTAAGCAGCAATGCGTTGGCACACTGCAAATTCCTTTAAATAATGTTGGCGTAATAGCATTAGATTATAAGGGTAAAGAAGGAATTGCTACTAGTATAGGACATGCTCCTATTTCAGGCTTAATAGCTCCAGAATCTGGAAGTAAAAATGCAATTGCAGAAGCCTTAACTAATATTATTTGGGCACCACTTAAAGATGGTTTAAAGGCTGTTTCTTTATCGGCAAATTGGATGTGGCCTTGTAAAAATGCGGGGGAAGATGCTCGTTTATATAAAGCCGTAAAAGCTGTTTCTGATTTTTCTATTGATTTAGGTATTAATGTCCCTACTGGTAAAGATTCTTTATCTATGAAGCAGAAATATCCAAATGAAGAAGTAATCTCTCCTGGAACTGTTGTGATTTCTGCTGCTGCAAATTGTAACAATATTACAAAAGTTATTGAACCTGTTTTACAACTTCACAAAGGAAGTATTTACTATATCAATTTATCACAAGATGCTTTTAAATTAGGCGGTAGCTCTTTTGCTCAAATTCTCAATAAAATCGGAAATGCTGCCCCTACCATTACCAACCATCAATTCTTTAAATCTACATTCAATATCATTCAAGATTTAATTCAAGATGAAAAGATTGTAGCAGGCCATGATATTGCTTCTGGAGGATTGATTACTACTTTATTAGAATTGTGTTTTGCTGATATAAATATAGGAGCTAATATTGACCTTTCTTCACTACATGAAAAAGATAGCGTGAAGCTACTTTTTTCAGAAAATGTAGGTATTGTATTCCAAGCATCAGATGACTCTATCGAAACTATACTAACTAAAAATGCTATTGAATTCTTTAAAATAGGTACTGTTACTGAATCTGATCGATTAAATATTAAAAATGGAGATGATATTTTTGCCTTGTCTATTTCTGAATTAAGAGATACTTGGTATAAGACTTCTTATTTACTAGATAAAAAGCAAACTGCTAATAACTTAGCTAAAGAACGTTATAATAATTATAAAAACCAACCTCTTAAATATACTTTTCCTACAAATTTCACAGGAAAGTTAAAGGATATTGTTGGTACTGTTAACCACAGACCTAAAGCCGCTATCATTAGAGAAAAAGGGTCTAATTCTGAACGAGAAATGGCAAATGCAATGTATTTAGCCGGTTTTGATGTAAAAGATGTTCATATGACAGATCTTATTTCAGGTAGAGAAACCCTAGAAGACATTCAGTTTATAGGAGCCGTTGGTGGTTTTTCTAACTCCGATGTCTTAGGATCTGCTAAAGGTTGGGCAGGTGCTTTTCTATATAACGAAAAAGCAAACATAGCATTAAAAAACTTTTTCAATAGAAAAGATACCTTATCAATCGGTATTTGTAATGGCTGCCAACTGTGGATGGAACTAGAGCTAATTAATCCCGATCATAAAGCGCATGGTAAAATGACACATAATGATTCTCAAAAACACGAAAGCTCGTTCACCTCAGTTAAAATTCAAAAAAATAATTCTGTAATGCTTTCTTCTTTAGCCGATACTGAATTAGGAGTCTGGATTTCTCATGGAGAAGGAAAGTTTAATTTACCAGAAAACGAAGATCGCTATCATATTGTAGCGAAATACGGATATGAAGGATACCCTAATAATCCGAATGGTTCCGATTATAATACAGCTATGCTATGTGATAAAACAGGACGCCATTTAGCTACCATGCCACATATTGAACGCTCTACCTTTCAATGGAATTGGGCAAACTACCCAAAGGATAGGAAAGATGAAGTTTCACCTTGGCTTGAAGCATTTGTTAATGCAAGAAAATGGATAGAGAATAGCAACCTCTAA
- the rpsR gene encoding 30S ribosomal protein S18, giving the protein MSTIEQQSKANKQGDVRYLTPLDIETKKEAKYCRFKKKGIKYIDYKDADFLMYLVNEQGKILPRRLTGTSLKYQRKVAQAIKRARHLALMPYVGDMLK; this is encoded by the coding sequence ATGTCTACAATAGAACAACAATCAAAAGCAAATAAACAAGGGGATGTACGTTATTTAACTCCGCTTGATATTGAAACTAAAAAAGAAGCTAAATACTGTCGTTTTAAGAAAAAAGGTATCAAGTATATTGATTATAAAGATGCTGATTTCTTAATGTATTTAGTAAATGAACAAGGTAAAATTTTGCCAAGACGTTTAACAGGAACATCATTAAAATATCAACGTAAAGTTGCACAAGCAATTAAAAGAGCGCGTCATTTAGCGTTAATGCCTTACGTTGGAGATATGTTAAAATAA
- the rpsF gene encoding 30S ribosomal protein S6, which yields MNHYETVFILNPVLSDTQIKETVQKFEDYLVSKGAEMISKEDWGLKKLAYPIQKKKSGFYHLLEFKVAGDAIAPFELEFRRDDSVMRYLTVKLDKHAAAWAEKRRARVKSTKK from the coding sequence ATGAATCATTACGAAACTGTTTTCATTTTGAATCCCGTTTTATCTGATACTCAGATAAAGGAGACAGTACAAAAGTTCGAGGACTATTTGGTTTCTAAAGGTGCCGAGATGATTTCTAAAGAAGATTGGGGCTTAAAAAAATTAGCATACCCAATTCAAAAAAAGAAAAGTGGATTTTATCACTTATTAGAGTTTAAAGTAGCTGGAGATGCTATTGCTCCATTTGAGCTTGAGTTTAGAAGAGATGATAGCGTGATGCGTTATTTAACTGTTAAATTAGACAAACATGCTGCTGCTTGGGCTGAAAAGAGAAGAGCACGTGTAAAATCTACTAAAAAATAA